TTAAGTACTCATTTTACTTTTGCTGTCAAAATTCCGATGCATTAGTTTAGTGTCTTTTGCTGCAAAATCTTTGTTTACATAGTGACTTCATGATTCCATTGCATTTAACCAATTTTGTATACATTTcatgcatattttcattgaaatAGACGTGTTCCAGCTATTAATTTTGCTTTTTACAAAGTTTCACttctttcatgcattttaaCAAACACTTTGAAACTTAGTTCTAGAGTGTGAATTTGGGTATCTAGAGTGTTTAGTCAGTTATGCATTTgcattcaatttagttttatgattttatttatgtctCATCATTCTCATCTTGATTAGATAATTTTCGTCatcatttcatattataaattctGGTACAGCATTCTTACATTTTCATTCACCATTAGTCTTAAATTTGTTCATGCACCAGTTTTAGCATAGATTGCATTGTATATAATTTTCCTccatagttttattaatttttcatggtcaacaaaacaacaaacaagctACTAAAAACTGAGTTTCCTGGTATTGACACTTAGGTTGTTCCTATGTTACATTTTAGGAGGAATTTATATCGACTAAAGCTTAATGTGGCTAAAGGCTTTATGAGTTGTCATTTTCTTGATCAAGATTAAGCTATATCTTCATCAGTAGTTTGCTTAATCTTGATCCCAACATCATTACAAAACTgctaaatttctttattttgagtATAATAGGCCTTCCAAATATCAAATCCACTTGAATGCAAAAATCCAACTCTGTAGAGTATATCCTCGGTATCGATGCTGAAATCCTATTGTCCCACctgaaatttttaataatttcaaagtgAGTAAAGAGAAGAAATGTTTGTGAAGAATACTGAAAGCATTTTCTTAGTTTGCTTCTGCTAACTCTCTTGTATACTTTtagtgagaagaagaagaattaagGCTTTTCCATCTCTAGTTTGAAGGAAAGCTATAGTATTTTTCCTCTTTGCCAACTATCTCACTTGAGAATGGCAATGTTATATGGATTTCTTTCCTATTTTTCAAGAGAAATGATTGTTGGCAATTAGTTTCTTTACTTTCATATATTCTCTtactctaacatttttttttaaatatctcttTTGTCGTTTATGATTTATATCTTTTgtcatttttgtgttttttagcAGGTAATCTGGTGAAGTACTATGCAGTTAATGGTAGAAGCAACAAATGGCAGGGAATGCTTTAATAGATTCATCAAATGGTCTTAACATTCGAGATTAATCGAAGATTGAAGCAAGAAAACAACTTTTTGGATTCAAGGATAtggaagtgaaaaaaaaaattaattctagaTTAATCAATccagaagaaaaataataattttgaattatgcaGTTTTTCGAATTGAAgaatttcaacataaaaaatttactataaaatatatttttagattgtaaaatttaagagtgaaaaatataattttaaaattttaaaatacaaaagtaaaaataataatttcaaattgcTTATGGTATATGCCCCTTTTATCATCAAGTCAATTTTGACCGATATATTGTGTCATTTATGGTTCATGCTAGCTTTTTGAATTGCATAATTTGATATTGAACaacttaattttgaattatgcaatttaaaatgtatttttagatTCCAAAATTtcgtgaaaaaaaataatttcaaaattttgatgtcATATTTCATTTCTATAAGTAAACTTTGATTGTCGTTGGTGGTTCATGCCACTTATTCTTATCATAGTGTTGTTATCactaatttaacaaaaattactacattaactaaattttaaaaaggtaagactaaattaaaagtatttaaaataatgaaactaaactgaaaatagtgggaaaaaaaagtttttaaacttaatgagatgtttgaaaactaaattttaaatctttactaaaatattttcacaGACATATTCAGTTCATATGAAATTTACATCactattcaaaataatttgattCTAACTATCcaaaaaatttagttaatatatatgtatagtttaattaattaaggaaattcaaacaaaaaataaagttttttagtTCACATGAAATTAGTTGACCAAagatttaattgtaaaaatactaaaatttagttaaattttaagcTTAATTATTAAAAGCATTGAGGGATTAAgtagtaattaataaaaattaattaagaatccATTTGCGattgatatgaaatatttaGGGACAATTTTATAACTGAATAACTTTTATGAGTTAATTGAATTATAAGAAACTTAAGATAAAAATCCCTCAAACTTTAAAACGAGTAAGAGGTTAGTTAATTTCACACTTTGAAACAATTAATACTAGtatttcaaacaaaaacacCCGTGCTAGAAAAATTGGCTACATATATGAACTTGACATTATGCGACTTGAATTCGGTGCATGTTATGTGTAAAAGATTTAACTTCTCTAACATTTCATCATCATGAGTCCATTTAAAGCTATTTATATAATAGGAATTTGATGCCGTTTTGTTTTGGTCTAAGAGGTTTATTTTTGGTAAAGGtgcaattaaaaataacttaatgtGAAATTACATATCATATCATTTTCAGAAAATGGATTGAAATCAACGAGTtagtttgtaaaaaaaaaagttgggaTGACCTCTTCAATCTGGTAGTTCGATACAACCTGTTCTGTCCATTTCGACCAATCTAGCAAGATGGTTCGAAATCATTCCTAAACATAAGGAATTCGTTCTTGTTCTTGATAATACTTAAGCCAGCCCCATAGGTAAACTTGAGCGCTTGacatcattaaaaaaacttaaattatttaatgtataaacatgttttgatatattttggaaaattcaaaagcaaaccgagatattatatttaaataagtgataaattattcaaatgtaGCTCGATAGTTCGACATTAGCTCATTTTAACTTGGTAGGTCAAGTTGTAAAATTCAACCAATTCTTAAATGACGGGTCAGTCTGGCTCGATCTGCTTTTAGTGGACCAAAGTTGGGTCAGGAACCGGTCAAGTTAATTTGTTTTGTCATTCTTACACATCATTATgtaatggtaaaaaaaaaaaagctaaaaacaaaggataaaaaaaaatactcaaataaattattttcactaTGAAATCAAAgatattaaagttatttaaattttaccaTATAAAACACAAACTAGATGCATTTTTAGACACATTAAAttgtatataataattcaatatttaatattattcttgtATAGATTAATTTGGAGATTTATAGaactaaaacataaaatgaaaaatcaagaaGAGGAAAACAAATCAAAGTTTGAACaagttttaaaatctttgttatttaaatattcaatccAAGTTTTAATAATTAACCGATTCAACTATATCACTCTATACAAATTAACACTCAATATCATTCAATCTAATtcatatacaaatattaaacaGGGAAtcatttgaattataattttagaaacataAATTGATACCActagaaaaaccaaaattataaaagaaaaaaaaaagcaaactttataaaaaaaaatcacttcaaaactcaatttatgtTATTTGATCTTAATTTTGTGAATTGATTTTCATAAGTTTAATTCTCTACTgttcaaaaacataaaaggcaataaaaaaataaaagaatatgaaaagatGAAAACGAAAATAGAGAACAAttagacaaaacaaaaaaaaaaattgacaaataaattcttcttttaatatataaaattaaattaaatatatttttaatttctaaacgtgaaattgtaatttttgtcttcaaatatttgtttttcaaactttaaaaataaatgagtagAGATAATCTTCTAACTTAAAtgctattaaatttttttaacatatcaaaTGGTATTACAGTTCACAtgtttatgtaaaaaatataaataattaagttaagataattatatttatttatttttaaatttaagaacaaACTATACATgaaagtttgataaaaaaaaatcaattatagtAGAAGTTGtgaaaaacaaacatatttaaccctccaaaattttaacaaatcaATCTCAACttctaaaaataatagtaaataacataaaagttcaaatttacccaactatatatttattttaaagtcctataaatttagaattcaaTACAACTAGAatcagaaaaatgaaatatctaCATATGACTAAAACTGTGAGCAAAGGTcagatgaaataaaattacaaaattaaagtattcaaaaaacaaaataataataataataaaaactggaaaaaaaattaaatttattaaaaacataacacTTAATTAAGCATAATAgtagtagtaataataaaagttataattctCTGTTTTGTTTCTTCAATTGAAACacatgaattattttaaaaaatgatctCTTAAACAGTAATGATCTTTTTAGTAATAAGCTATTTTTAATTGCAGTAGACAAAAAGTTAGAAATTCCAAAGTAATAGGTGATTTGATTTTCCGATATTATGAACCATTTCTGCATCCCCCATAAATCACATCTATATAGACAAAAAAATCCTGTCATTCTTTTTTGTTAGTAATTCgtgttttgttaataattatctttaatGTTTGTGGGTaccaaaatctattaaaaataccaataaaataaaacctcTCTTTCGTTTCTTCCAATGAAATTGGAATGGTTTATTAATATATTCTGCTATAGTTCGTTTGTTGGATGCACAAATactttaattagttattttcaGTTGATCTTTAATTAGCAACCAAATGTTTAATTATAGTGTGCATTTCCATAGACATTTCCATAGACAAAGAAAAAACATCATCAATGTGGTAATCTGTTGTAGCACACAGACAACAAAAAGGCTATTTGAACTGTGCCAGCTTAGAATGTCGTGGTAATACCTTGCATGTTCTCCAGCTACATGGTTTTGTTTAAATAAggatgaaaaaacaaatatttcaaagaaaattaaaaacaaaaagttcaaagaaaattaattaaggCCTCATAGAAGAAGATTGAGATGACAAGGGAAGGGAATGCTACTCTGAACTTTATCCCAGAATTTGCATGTTACAATACAACGTTTGATCTTAGCAACATAATCTGGAGGAGTGATAATGTCATTTCAGAACGTGTTCCTCTTCTGTCTATTCAAATTGCCTACAATATCCTTGCATCTAGTTTTTTTCACCACATCCTCAAGCAATTCCACCTACCTCTTACGGTTGCCCAGATGCTTGTAAGTGTTCATGTTCATATGTGTGTATAACAAATATAGCTTTTAGATGACATGTTTCAGGAAATTAAACTTTGCTATCAAATATGAATCACTTACAGTTACATAAACTTGATACTGTGTATGCAGGGTGGTGTGCTTTTGAGTTCATCATTTTTGGGAAGAATCCCTGGAGTTTTTCACATGATTTACCGTCCGGAAGGAATCATGAGTGTTGAAACCTTTGCGAATGTTGGAATCATGTACTATGTGTTCCTTACTGGGTTGGAAATGAACTGCGACACCATCTTGAGATCAAGCAAGCAGGCTGTAGTCATTGCTGTTGCAAGCATTCTTATTCCAGCATTGGTTGGAGCTGGTTTTCTTGCTCTACAGCATGACTTAGCAGGCGGATCAAGCGTTGCGCTCACTGCTAAAGGGTATATGTTTTGGTGTGCAATTCTTTCTGTCACCAGTTTTCCAGTCCTTGCAAGGCTCCTATCAGATCTCAAGATCCTCTACACAAGGCTTGGAAAAGATGCCTTAACAGCAGCCATTCTAATTGATGCATTTGGCTGGGTTTTGTTCTCACTCTTCATTCCCTTTTCCCACGCGGGTGGAAAACCACTCCTCTCACTAATATGCACATTGCTGTTCATTGCCTTCTGCTTCTGCGTGGTGCGTCCAATTCTGGCTCGAGTGGTTGAACACAGAATGAGGTCTGAGTCATGGAACTCCTCAAAGTTGCTGGATGTGATGATGGGACTTTTTATTTGTGCGTACATCACAGACTTGCTTGGATCACACCATGTTGTTGGGGCCTTTGTGTATGGACTAATTTTGCCCAGTGGGAAGTTTGCTGATTTATTGTTGGAAATGTTGGATGATTTTGTTACTGCAATTATTGTTCCTGTCTACTTTGCAAGTTTTGGCTTTAGACTAAACCTGGAGTCACTTTGGTCTGAAAACCACTCAGTGTTGCTTCCTCTCTTCATGGTGTTCTTGTTAGCCATACCAAAAATTTTGAGCTCTTTGCTGGTCACTGTCTACTATGGTATGTCTTCAAGAGATGGAGTTGGCCTTGGATTGCTCCTCAACACCAAGGGCATCATGGCAGTGATTCTTATAAGCATTGCCTGGGACAAAAGTGTACTATTTTCCAACCAAACTCTTACCATATCATATCATGCTCCTCTTTCAAATTCTTGCTTGGTTACTAAAACCTTGTTTACATTGAGAAAACATCTTTTGGTTCCTATGTTCATCAACATGTTTTCACTTTGTTTCCTGTTTTCATATACTAAAATGCTTTCACAAACCAAACAGGTTGGAAATTTGCATGCAGCAACTTAATCCATTATCTCTGAAGATCACAGTTAATAAACTCTGATGTCTTTTTCtgttctatttttgttttcagatTTTGGACCCATATGCTTTCACAATCATGATCCTTGCAGTACTATTCATGACTACGGTGGTATCTCCCTTTATTAATGCCATCTACAAGCCGAAACTTCGGTTCAAGCAGACCCAGCAAAGGACTGTGCAGAAACTATGGTGCGAAGCAGAACTTCGAGTTGCAGCTTGTGTCCACAACTCTCACCAAGCCCTTGGCATGATCTATGTTCTTGAAGCCATAAATGCCACCAGAACTTCCCCTTTACATGTCTCAGTCCTTCACCTTGTGGAACTCACAAGACGAGGCACTGGCCTTCTTGTGGCACAAATCGACAACTCAAATGTTCAAGGGGGATCCTCAGAGCAGTATGGATCACAAGAAGAGTTTGAGACCATATACAATGCATTCAACGAGTTTGTGGAGGTATACAAAGCTGTGAGATTTGACACATCAGGCATTGTTGCAACCTATGAGACAATCCATCAGGATATATACAATGTCACAGAAGAGAAACGAGCAAACCTTATTCTCCTACCATTCCACAAAGAACTAAGCTCGGGAGAGTTAGAAACAACCAAAACAGCATTCTGTGACATAAACCAGAACGTGTTGCAGGCACCACCTTGTTCTGTGGGAATCCTTGTCAACCGTGGACTGAGGTCATTGTCCACTGCAACAATGAGCATCATTGTGATATTCATCGGAGGGCCTGATGATCGGGAAGCCTTGTCGATCGCATGGAGAATGGCATCACATTCAGCCACAAAGTTGCATGTAGTTAGGCTTCTGGTGTCAGGTACTGAGGTTGCAGAAGGAAAAGCATTCCAGAATGATTCCAGTGGAGTGTTATCTACAGAGATGGACAGTGTTATGCAGAAAGAGCTAGATGATGAACACATATTTCACTTCAGGCACAAAGGGTTGCACAACAGTGACGCCATCACATACTCAGAGAGCGAACTGAGGTTAGAAACTGGTGAGGAGATTCCTTTGGTCCTCCATGAGATAGACCAAAAAGGGTGTGACTTGTACATTTTGGGACAAGGTAGTGGCAATAACTACACAGTTTTTAAAAGGTTGTTGGAATGGTGTGACAGCCCTGAACTTGGGGTCATGGGGGACATTGTAGCTTCAGCCAGTTTTGGCACAAACTCATCACTGCTTGTTGTGCAGCAATACACCATGGAGAGAAAGTCTAAACTTCATTGTAGCAGAAAACATCACACTAGTAAGGTCTGTGatgaaattttgtgaagaaacAGTAACATAACACAATCTTAAGATCTCTCACAAGGAAAAAAGCAAAACATCCTTTGTACTCATGAGAGCAATCCAGTTTTGGAACTGCATGTTGTCTTTTCTGTCTTTCTCACAGACAACGTGATGGGAATCATTTTTTCAAtggtttaaatataataatataccattttttttttcattttaatccttctgaaattaatttttaagatttatttattttagtttcgtGGTTGTTCTATATATGTGTTATGCATATATACAGAATTTAATTGCAAAAGAACTTTAGTTTATCTTGTATTGTCTCTCTGCTCTACGAGGGGTGGTGATGATGATTCACTAACGAATAAGGATATTGAATCACGACAAATGATAAGATCAACTAAAGAATAAGAATGTTGAATCACAACAAACTAATATTGAAATAACATGAAAAGAAAGTACAAGTCTTAAACAAAATTGTGGCAACCAAACgcaaattatttagtttattatcaggtatttgtgttttcttttctttaatttgcgATGGGTACACCAACCAACACACACACtaaatatgagaaaaaataccgacaatagacaaaaaaaaattgtgaaaatttaTGCTGGAATTACATATCCTTCTCTTTTTgtcttaaagagaaaaataaatataaaaaatctttaaagGAAACTAATATTCtatcttcaaattttctttcagatattatacaagaaagagaaggagaatGAGGTGTTTAAGGAGAaacatttgaatttattatataatgacTATTTGGTTCATAATCtcattttaagattttgagaaaattaattaaatttttacaccATACTTTGCCATCCATGTTTCTTATTCTTGTAATGCTCTCCACAATGATTTGTCATGATCCTGGTTCTGTACACATCATAACATTCATAAGGCTACTCATCATTGATACACATGGTACTCGAGACATTTTCATCCTCTTCGCTTCACTGCTAGGGCTCATTCTTGATGATAACATACAATTGATAGGAAATTGGAGAGAAATTGGCTTACAATCTTGCATGTCAAAGCGTCGTAAGATctttaataagtaattattttaaaaaagccaaatcttcttatcttttttatctcGATGAATTTGCATCTCTAAAATCTTGTTTGTCGGTCCTAAGTCCTTGTTATCAAGCTCTTTAACCAGTTGTGCCCTTAATTATTGATTCAAACTTGTTGGGGCCTACCATCAATATGTCATTCACATACAATAGGAAGATGATAACATCATTCTCATCAAACCTATTACAATAAGTACAATGGTCTGAACTTTTTCTTTAGTAACCAAGGTTAACGAATGAATCAATTCTCTTATACAAACACTTGAGCATGCACTTTAAATAGTATAAAGACCTATTCAACATGCAAACCAAGATTTCTTATTCTTTAGAGTCTTTTGGTTGGAGTTTCATTACATCCCTACTAACAATAACCTTGTGGGTAGTGGGACCCTACTGACGATACCCCTTCACATTGTTAAAATAGCCTAAGCACTTAAATTCCTTTCCcaattttaagttttacttCTGCTTTGGATTCCTTGAATACTGGTAACACATATAACTTACTCTGGATGAAGTAACCCATAATCTCCTGGAGTAATCATCAATAGACAGAAAATACTCTTCCCCTCCTAAGGATAATCCCGATGATTCCCATACATCAGAATGAACCAAGTCTAATATGTGTTTGCTTTTGGTAGTGCTTATAGAAAACTTCAATTTATGTTGCTTGCTTATCACACAATAttcaaaaaaaaagttaaataaaccTCCTTAAGCGTAGGTAGGAGATTACGTTCCAAAAAGGAGGCAGAAGCAACCAAAAAGGACATAATATTAGGCAAAGGGGGAGAGCCTTGAGATTGGACGGAGGAGGTAACCATCACCGGCAGCATAGAAAGCTCTCCAATcggcaataaaaaaaaaaagaaaataaagcaaaaCGCAAAGATCACAACCAGAGAGACCAAACAATAACGCAGGATTCCTCAAAGGTAAGTAACTCACTCATATTCTCATAGCTTGATGCATTATGTATGGCGTTTTATGTTTGCTTGTGCATATTATACTTGCGTTGCTCTCTGTAAGAGGATTACTGTGTGAGAATCTTCGTCCTTCTTCACTGTCAACCACCATCATCACTAGCTACTATAACCAAACATCATCATTCCCGTCTCCACCTCCACAATAGGACCATCCTATCCCTCCAACCATGTTCATCAACCTATACTCAGAGATTGTCATAGTAAGCATAAACAGAGAGTAAGCATGTCCAGAAACTCACCCACCGTTTCCATCACCTTTCCCATCACAATCAACCCAACACAGAACAACCATCACTCTCTCCATGACTGAACGTCATTACATGCAAGAAAAGGAGCCAGCCAAATATCCAAACGCAAGCCACCACAACAAAAAACCGGCGGACACCGAGTCAATAACCCAATCCTTCCCCACCGCCACTACGTCTTCATACGCCATTCCCAAACCGAATCAAccattccttcattttccagtACCTTTCTCTTCCTTATTTTCCAAAGTCAACAATGATATAACTCAGGGAAGGAAAACATCGGCCAAGCTAaaccaaatcaacaaaaaaCCTCACACACACGACcttattatcatcatcaatcTCGAATTGTGAAATCCCTAATGCTGTTTACCTGCAAGAAGAAGGCTCAATCCATGCACCCAAAATCAATATGCACAAAATCACGGAACCAATAACCAATAACAAAGAGCAGTGGCTAGCACCCATACACAAAGCAAAAGCCggaaaccatttttttttttattgctccCGTTGACGCCATTGGAGGTGAGACGAAGAGAGAGTCTCCAAGCGGTTCAAGAGGGGGTGAGTCGTCGTGGAGGGCATTGTCCCTACCGGTGTAAGCTTGCAAGTGACTGACTTTGAGAGTGGTAGCGGCGACTTCCAGTTTCGTTTGCGATGGTGGCCTTAgatttgaagaagaagagggaggGTTCGTGCCTGATGATTTCGGTGAGGGTTGGCGTCGCCGGCGATGAGGCGAGACTCTGACGGCGTTGGCTTGGTGGCGGTGGCTGTCGAGGCGGAGGCGTAATGGCCGTTTCCGGCAGATGTCGGCGTCGCTCAAAGGGGAAAAGCCTCGGCCCTGGGATGAATCgcgaagaggaagagagagggTGGCCGGCGATAAAGTCGCTGGCCGGACGGTGGTAAGGCGCCGGCGTCGCCGTGGCTGATCGAGTGGGAACAGCAGCGCGGTGGCTGTCGGAGAGGCATCTGCCGGTGGTGATGGGAGGTTGCGTGAATGGTAGAGTGGGAGGCCTCTAGGGTTTATTGAGAGGGAGAGGTTTGGCCTCTTAGATTCTGGGTGTATGAAATGAGATGCAATTTGGGAGACCCCTTAGGGTTCCTGAAGTTGGGGAGGGCTTTGGGCCCTTGGGCCAAGCCCGAAAGCCAGGAGTTCATTTCTGCACCCCCATAGCTACTAATTGGTGCCACCTGCGTAATGGGTTTGAGCCCATTCGTGTTCCGCACTCCCAATCTTTGCTGTGTCGCACCCCGTTTCATTTGGACTTGGGCTCAAATCTGCCATTAAAACTGATTTAGTTTGTACACCcctattttccatttttaccaCCTCTTTTTTCTACTTGGGCTTAGGCGCAATCTGTTATTAGAACTAAATTGGTTTAAACACcacttttttatttaagcaCCTCCACACCCTTTCTTTTTacttattagtttatttttatctattttatcttttactttttattttgttttctttatttattcatctatcttttatttttctttttctttctttttttcttttgcctccattttaaatatttatctacccttttttttaaatatacttttataaatttaaaaaatatgtttcaagGTGTCtaacacatgtgtgatcgcacgcatcgtccttgtgctagaaaacccttttattttctaaataaaaaataaaattaaaaaatatattttaaggggtctagcacatgtgtg
This genomic interval from Vigna radiata var. radiata cultivar VC1973A chromosome 8, Vradiata_ver6, whole genome shotgun sequence contains the following:
- the LOC106770202 gene encoding cation/H(+) antiporter 15-like, with translation MTREGNATLNFIPEFACYNTTFDLSNIIWRSDNVISERVPLLSIQIAYNILASSFFHHILKQFHLPLTVAQMLGGVLLSSSFLGRIPGVFHMIYRPEGIMSVETFANVGIMYYVFLTGLEMNCDTILRSSKQAVVIAVASILIPALVGAGFLALQHDLAGGSSVALTAKGYMFWCAILSVTSFPVLARLLSDLKILYTRLGKDALTAAILIDAFGWVLFSLFIPFSHAGGKPLLSLICTLLFIAFCFCVVRPILARVVEHRMRSESWNSSKLLDVMMGLFICAYITDLLGSHHVVGAFVYGLILPSGKFADLLLEMLDDFVTAIIVPVYFASFGFRLNLESLWSENHSVLLPLFMVFLLAIPKILSSLLVTVYYGMSSRDGVGLGLLLNTKGIMAVILISIAWDKSILDPYAFTIMILAVLFMTTVVSPFINAIYKPKLRFKQTQQRTVQKLWCEAELRVAACVHNSHQALGMIYVLEAINATRTSPLHVSVLHLVELTRRGTGLLVAQIDNSNVQGGSSEQYGSQEEFETIYNAFNEFVEVYKAVRFDTSGIVATYETIHQDIYNVTEEKRANLILLPFHKELSSGELETTKTAFCDINQNVLQAPPCSVGILVNRGLRSLSTATMSIIVIFIGGPDDREALSIAWRMASHSATKLHVVRLLVSGTEVAEGKAFQNDSSGVLSTEMDSVMQKELDDEHIFHFRHKGLHNSDAITYSESELRLETGEEIPLVLHEIDQKGCDLYILGQGSGNNYTVFKRLLEWCDSPELGVMGDIVASASFGTNSSLLVVQQYTMERKSKLHCSRKHHTSKVCDEIL